The following are from one region of the Sandaracinus amylolyticus genome:
- a CDS encoding acyl-CoA dehydrogenase translates to MSQAQNRYKADLRELQFLVFEQFGLRDLLSKEPFAAWGEDEVRMVLDETYKFATEVLGPLNSVGDREKCKLIDGKVKTPTGFPDAWKKLYEAGWRQLSGSEEFGGQGAPRTLQVLVEEMFSGANVAFMMYPGLSLGAAELIDHCGTDEQRKQFAARMYAGKWGGTMCLTEPHAGSDVGAARTTAKALPDGTYKIQGTKIFISGGDHDCADNIVHLVLARIDGAEAGTKGLSLFIVPKYRVDANGNLGAPNDVKVASIEHKMGINGSATCVMQFGEEDKCVGVLVGGVPHQGMKQMFQMMNYARIGVGIQGLAIAGAAYLSALEYAKDRKQGSSITAWKDPTAPRVAIIDHPDVRRMLLGMKAKVEGIRALIVKLSMHQDRATALGGKNDEQAAYHQGQVELLTPIVKAYASDQSFRVCEDAIQVYGGAGYCNDYPVEQYLRDSKIFSIYEGTNHIQALDLVGRKLGQAGGKHTQEFFADIGKFVSAKQEDAVLGASVKNLAKAQEAVGSAAFQFLGWFKGGEMAKVPLNANRFLEMMSELAVGWLLLEGAAIAADAQSKLTKDQKDWFFYEGKKQAAIFYAQNVLPEVVAKAKMLGNGDKSALEIPDEAFATV, encoded by the coding sequence ATGTCGCAGGCCCAGAATCGGTACAAGGCGGACCTCCGCGAGCTCCAGTTCCTGGTGTTCGAGCAGTTCGGCCTCCGTGACCTACTCTCGAAGGAGCCGTTCGCGGCGTGGGGCGAGGACGAGGTCCGCATGGTCCTCGACGAGACCTACAAGTTCGCGACCGAGGTGCTGGGTCCGCTGAACAGCGTCGGTGACCGCGAGAAGTGCAAGCTGATCGACGGCAAGGTGAAGACCCCGACGGGCTTCCCCGACGCCTGGAAGAAGCTCTACGAGGCGGGCTGGCGACAGCTCTCGGGCAGCGAGGAGTTCGGTGGCCAGGGCGCGCCGCGCACGCTGCAGGTCCTCGTCGAGGAGATGTTCAGCGGCGCGAACGTCGCGTTCATGATGTACCCCGGGCTCTCGCTCGGCGCGGCGGAGCTGATCGATCACTGCGGCACCGACGAGCAGCGCAAGCAGTTCGCGGCGCGCATGTACGCGGGCAAGTGGGGCGGCACGATGTGCCTCACCGAGCCGCACGCGGGCTCGGACGTCGGCGCGGCGCGCACGACGGCGAAGGCGCTGCCCGACGGCACCTACAAGATCCAGGGCACGAAGATCTTCATCTCGGGCGGCGATCACGACTGCGCCGACAACATCGTGCACCTCGTCCTCGCGCGCATCGACGGCGCGGAGGCGGGCACCAAGGGCCTCTCGCTCTTCATCGTGCCGAAGTACCGCGTCGACGCGAACGGCAACCTCGGTGCGCCGAACGACGTCAAGGTCGCGAGCATCGAGCACAAGATGGGCATCAACGGCTCGGCGACCTGCGTCATGCAGTTCGGCGAGGAGGACAAGTGCGTCGGTGTCCTGGTCGGCGGCGTTCCGCACCAGGGCATGAAGCAGATGTTCCAGATGATGAACTACGCCCGCATCGGCGTGGGCATCCAGGGCCTGGCGATCGCGGGCGCGGCGTACCTCTCGGCGCTCGAGTACGCGAAGGATCGCAAGCAGGGCTCGAGCATCACGGCGTGGAAGGACCCGACCGCGCCGCGCGTGGCGATCATCGATCACCCCGACGTGCGCCGCATGCTCCTCGGCATGAAGGCGAAGGTCGAGGGCATCCGCGCGCTGATCGTGAAGCTCTCGATGCACCAGGACCGCGCGACCGCGCTCGGCGGCAAGAACGACGAGCAGGCCGCTTACCACCAGGGCCAGGTCGAGCTGCTCACGCCGATCGTGAAGGCGTACGCGAGCGACCAGTCGTTCCGCGTGTGCGAGGACGCGATCCAGGTCTACGGCGGCGCCGGCTACTGCAACGACTACCCCGTCGAGCAGTACCTCCGCGACTCGAAGATCTTCTCGATCTACGAGGGCACGAACCACATCCAGGCGCTCGACCTCGTGGGCCGCAAGCTCGGTCAGGCGGGCGGCAAGCACACCCAGGAGTTCTTCGCGGACATCGGCAAGTTCGTGTCGGCGAAGCAGGAGGACGCGGTCCTCGGCGCGTCGGTGAAGAACCTCGCGAAGGCGCAGGAGGCCGTGGGCAGCGCGGCGTTCCAGTTCCTCGGCTGGTTCAAGGGCGGCGAGATGGCGAAGGTGCCGCTCAACGCGAACCGCTTCCTCGAGATGATGAGCGAGCTCGCGGTCGGCTGGCTGCTGCTCGAGGGCGCGGCGATCGCGGCCGACGCGCAGAGCAAGCTGACGAAGGACCAGAAGGACTGGTTCTTCTACGAGGGGAAGAAGCAGGCCGCGATCTTCTACGCGCAGAACGTGCTCCCCGAGGTCGTCGCGAAGGCGAAGATGCTGGGCAACGGCGACAAGAGCGCGCTGGAGATTCCGGACGAGGCGTTCGCGACCGTGTGA